Proteins encoded by one window of Melospiza melodia melodia isolate bMelMel2 chromosome 9, bMelMel2.pri, whole genome shotgun sequence:
- the C9H10orf95 gene encoding uncharacterized protein C10orf95 homolog: MHNFYSRPITFVVDRNSYPDYAGGQVEYHHLYSASSPYIHPYHTWHFPPMVPIPLYSPYANYHPYAACQRSDQYRDTWPEGFTMRGELQWGKLGKVFGPRKDLPEFVKDDLRRVYGTYPRTNVSISYRKGEFLVKGDPKTEDQEYAVEKKVIQQAVTPSASEADDSSEDRNRKKKKKLRH, from the coding sequence ATGCACAACTTCTACAGTCGACCCATCACTTTTGTGGTGGACAGGAACAGCTACCCTGACTACGCAGGAGGTCAGGTGGAGTATCATCATCTCTATAGTGCCTCCAGTCCCTATATCCATCCATACCACACCTGGCACTTCCCTCCCATGGTCCCTATCCCTCTCTACAGCCCCTATGCAAACTACCATCCCTATGCTGCCTGCCAGAGGTCAGATCAGTATCGAGATACGTGGCCAGAAGGCTTCACAATGAGAGGGGAGCTTCAATGGGGGAAGCTTGGAAAGGTGTTTGGGCCAAGGAAAGACCTCCCAGAATTTGTGAAGGATGATCTCCGGAGGGTTTATGGCACCTACCCCCGGACCAATGTTTCCATATCCTATCGGAAAGGAGAGTTCTTGGTTAAgggagaccccaagacagaagaCCAGGAATATGCAGTGGAGAAGAAGGTCATCCAGCAGGCTGTGACCCCCAGTGCCAGTGAGGCAGATGACAGCAGCGAGGACCGGAAccgtaagaagaaaaagaaactgagACATTGA